The Epinephelus moara isolate mb chromosome 11, YSFRI_EMoa_1.0, whole genome shotgun sequence sequence AGAgtaagagaagagagagagagtacaTAAATTATTTGGAGTGTCAGCACATAAAAAGTTAGAGCTATAAATGGTGTATGGAGTGCCACCTTACTACTCCCTGACACATGGTCAGATGTCCTGGAAGCCAGGAACAGAAAGTCATGGTCAGGTACGGgcacaaaataaatgcaaaagtCTGAGAAATGTATATGTACATAAGCAGCTATCCTGCTTCTCCTTTAACACTATAAAATACAGCATCTCTCTCTAATTCTCTTGGCCAAACTTTTACTTTTCTTCTTCCCGTTCTTCTCTTTGCTGTCCTCCATTTTCCTCGCCCGGATCTCTCTCATCAGGTCAAAGAAcacctgtttaaaaaaaaaacaaagagtagGAGTTCACGTTTTCTGTTTGCTCAATGTCAACTGAGTAAAAACACACTTGTCTTTCCAGCCTACTTTTGATAAAACCAAGCCCACTTCTGCATGACGAAAGTGTGCTGCTTGACATCAAGGCCTGATGATTTGCTGCCAGCTACTGCTGCAAGTAGTGCCCTCTGCGGCACGCTGGGCGCCCTGTGAAACTGCACAGCTTGAGCTCATCAGTGGCTTTGAACGCCACTCTTGCCAAAACACAATGAGGAATTCTACCCCTTCTTATGCCTCTTCTTCGAAGATGGACGTTGATTTTCAATGCCCCTCTACCTCCTTTATGAACCGTCTTTTGTTTACATATGTCCGCCTTCCCTGTGTCAAACTGTTTGTGCTATCAGTTGCTGGGtgaatttgagttgctacagcTGTTAAATTGAAACTTCTGATGAGCAGCTCTGTCATGGCAGTGTGGAGCACCCCGCTTAGCCACGGTTCGGCAGCACAGTGGTGATAtgggggaagccaaacactgttcatcttcACACACTGCCATGACAGAGCTGAGTGAAAATAAGCACAAGTTGATCTTTAACTGCCCATATTGCTATTTTCAAAGTTACTGTAGCCGTCATATTTCTCAAAGACGGACCTTCAGTGGTTGTAACAACTCAAATTCAGCCTGCACTAACCCCAGGGGGTCAGTCttgttaaggctcatttatactcccttcaTGTACAAAAATAGATTCACTTCAAATGCTGTAAACGTCACTGCCCTCCTACttccatgcatcctttatgATGGAATTGATACATCCACCTGATGGCACTAGAGGACAAGACAGCGGTACCGGAGGTCGTTATAATGTACCTTTTAATGGGGGCAGCACTGTAGAAAGTGGTGGTCTATAGGGCCTTAAATACATTGCAACATAGGGACAGAGAATTCTTTTTACTACATTACCAGTTTGTTCTGTCATTTAATAATTTCGTCATCTCCTTTGGTTGTATCATGCTTGAACTACGCgacactgcctccatgatctccAGTCATGTTGCCCTATTTTGTccgtatctgtaagctttacgaaaacgtgcacaaataagcacaaaatgaatgcagagtatAGACAGAAGGCTACAGCTGTGTCTGTATACATACCCAACGATGAGCCCTTATTCTTTAAACTGTGGGAAGTGAGGCAGAGGGACTGGATaggctagctagctaggtagTAGCAGTCTCTTTCAATTACATTAGCTAGCAGAAGGCTGTCACAATTATCTTGCTTTAATGTCTCACAGCCCACCTATGTCATGCAGAAATGAGTTGGAAAAACGACAGATGCAGCCAGGAAAGCCTATCTTCAGCTGGTCAAACATACCTTGTCAACATTGGCACGGGTTTTGGCAGAAGTCTCCACATAGCACACGCCCCACTGCTCGGCACGTGCCTTCGCCTCATCTGCGCTCACCTGCCGTCGGTCGTCCAAATCTGACTTGTTACCAACCAAGAGAAAGGGCACATTCTCATCCTCCTTCACTCGCAGGATCTGCTctctgcaaaacaaaagaaatgtcaTTCAGCCATGAATTATGTAACTACATAGACTACTGCTTGCTGATGTGAATGAGGTAAAACTGTAGAAAAAACAGTTGCTTTTAATGATGTTTCAAAAAGTCAAAACAGCTTACACTGATTATGTATTTTAGCAGGGGAAAGATACCTAATGATGACTGTCATTAAATTCTAATGGATGGAAAAGCGTCTCGTCGAAATATTGTTTGCTACTGGACCTGAAGTCTACTGTTGCTGCAAATGATTCCAGTTCTGTGATGGAAAATACACAGAGGAAACCCTCGCCGCTGCGGAAGTAGTTATCTCGGATGGCTGCATAGTCCTCTTGTCCAGCTGTGTCGAGGATGTCAATCTGTACCTCCTCTCCGTCCAGCACCACTTTCTTCCTGTAGCTGTCTGCTTTGGTGGGCTCGTAGTCTTCAACAAACtatgaagggaaaaaaataacttggTCAGCCAGAAAAGAGAAACTTTCCTCCTACTTCAACAACTTGTGAATTTTTACTTGATTTTTGTGATGCAAGTCGCTCACCTCATCATACATGAACTGGAGTGTGAGGGCTGATTTCCCCACTCCTCCACTGCCCACCATGATCACTTTGTGAAGGGCTAGAGAGTTCTGCCCTTTCGGCTTAGCAGCTGCCATGGCTCTGTGTACCAGGAGATCTGAGTGTCAAAGGTAGAAAGTTCAAGGCTGAGCTGGAGGTGGAAGGAAGGATTGTGAAATGAAGACCGTAAAATCCAGCTGCAACCAAGGGCCAAATGATAATGCCTGGAGAgacataaaaaaagagaagagagagagaagaaatcCTAAAATGTTTCATCATCATTTCTGAGACTCTAGATTCCATTTCTGCAGTTAGATTGCAGAGCCATCAATGTGTCTcaatgcaataaaataaaaccaggAGAAACTGCCATTACACTATAAATGTAGTGCGAAGGATTATTCTCTGTATCTGGTTAGGGCTAGAGAGATAAAATGTGGTAATGACCACCGGTACTAGATTGATGCATTAGAAACTGCTTTataatcagtattttttaattcaCTCCTCCCTGCAGCTATGTGTCCGCTGAGTGATTATACATTCCTTAATGTGGCTATAGTGAATACTCTGCCTTTATATGTTTTTTCTTGGCAaggacaaaaaagtcatagacaTAGATCTCATTACTGGAGAACATTACACTCATAGTATACAATGTGCAATAATTATTTGGGtaattcaaacaaaaaaaaaagatgtctgcATGGACATTAAAGCTGAGAAAAGGCGTGCCAAAAGGTGCATTCATGGTCAGTCCTATAGATCACAGGCTATCTCCTGAATGCTAGTTTGCAGCCAACACACATGTATTTACAAATCAGTGGTAAAATACTGCTTGTGGCATTCCTAAAAAAAACTACCACATTGATGACACGGGGATTAACTACTAGTACCTCAGTACAAACAGTACCCAAATCCCACTAACCCTACAGGAACCTGCGAAAGCCATTTAGCTAAGAAATATAACTTTTTTAAAAGCTTCTGAGTAACATCTGGTAGTATTTTCCACATTTTGACAGGACTGGATAAAATCTGACATATGCCAAAGCCATTTAGTGGTCAGCTTCTCATGTTGGACAGTCCGGGAAGACTATGGGAATACCATGAAGTGCGTGTTAATGCCCTTTCCCTATCACAGGCCCACACAGACCTCTGGGGATCAGGAAGAAAGATGGGAATGCAGCCAATAGGTCATTATACAAATTAACAAGAGGGGTCCATGCACGAAAGTCAATACTACGATTTAGTACAGGATGCAATGTCCTGCTACTTTAACCATTTCAACCCCAATAGTAAGGAAGTATGTCTACTATCAAGCAGCTTTAAGTAAACATTATTACCTTTATAGgtgtgtatgtaatattttaataaacGATACGTCTTTAAGACACGTCtacaatgacaacaacaagTATCTAGGTTTCAATGACCTCAGAATTAGGTGTAACCATAATTAGGTGTGTCCTCATAACCGCTAATCATATTCATCACAAAATTGGCTCAACAACGTAATTACACTGACACGTCAAA is a genomic window containing:
- the ralaa gene encoding ras-related protein Ral-A — its product is MAAAKPKGQNSLALHKVIMVGSGGVGKSALTLQFMYDEFVEDYEPTKADSYRKKVVLDGEEVQIDILDTAGQEDYAAIRDNYFRSGEGFLCVFSITELESFAATVDFREQILRVKEDENVPFLLVGNKSDLDDRRQVSADEAKARAEQWGVCYVETSAKTRANVDKVFFDLMREIRARKMEDSKEKNGKKKSKSLAKRIRERCCIL